Genomic DNA from Mycteria americana isolate JAX WOST 10 ecotype Jacksonville Zoo and Gardens chromosome 25, USCA_MyAme_1.0, whole genome shotgun sequence:
AAGGCCTGTGCTGTGCCGCCGCCTGCCTGGCCACTGGAGAGCAGGAAAAGGGATACATTGAGCAACCACGGCTTAAGGAAGAGCGGTGCTTTTTCCTCATTGCGGAAGGGATTTTAAGCACTTAATTCCTATCAAAGCAGCCGCTAGTTACACACTGGGACACCCCGTCGCCTTTGCTGCTTAGTCCAATTAGACACAAGCCCCAGCATCCCCTGGGGGCAAGGCTGGGCAGGGCCCAAAGGGAGTGTTACCAGCAGCAGGGAACAcaaaccccccccaaatcagAACTAGGGAAGCAGAAACAAGCACAAGCTGGTTGTGGTCTCAGAACTGGGATCAACGGCTTCTGCGCTGTGGACTGATTGCCACAAAGTCACCACTGTGGAAAAGCCACCTGCAGATTTACATTAATAGCAGCTCCCCCCTGGCCCCAGAAAGCTTGTAGAAACAAGAGTCCTCGAAAAACAAGCAGGGTCGGAGGCTTTGGCCAGGGTTCCACTGGGTAAGTGCTGGTCAGAACTGATAAGAGACCCTCCAAGCTCAAGCCAACAACAGAACGTAACGAACAGTTGTCTGGGAGGGAGAACAAGGCAAGAGGAAGACAAATGCTCAGGACCGGACAAGCTGGCAAATAAAGGTGTCATTCCACAACAAAATAAACCTGCGCTAAACCAAACAAGCATCCCAAACTCTCACAAGGACGCAGGGATTTGTATTAAGTGCAAACAAGCTTTGCTTACCGATGCTGCTGGGACGCACCGGTCCTTCCCGCCGGAGGTGTATCACCTAGGACAGGCGAAGAAGGTGACGACTGCCCAGAGCCCACAGAGCCAGGACGGAAGGAAGTGCTTTTCTTGGCCACTTGCTTTCTCGACTGGGCCAGCTGACTGTCGGAGCATCTGCACGAGGGAAGAAGGGAGGCGATTTGCAAGACGCACGCACTCACACAACTGGTCGGATTTAGACAGACAGGGGCAGTCAAAATAACACTCCCCACAGTGGCCCATCCAAGAGAAACTGAGCAGTTTTTTTCCTAAGGAGTGTGAAAATCAGCTTATTTCTGACTACTTGTGCTACAGCGATCCCGCGACAACCCCAACCAAATGCCAGAGCTcagctacatttaaaaatcacttctgaCATACTGCTATTTATTTGGAAGTGAGGCATGGAGGTGAGAGGGAGCGTAACAAGGATGTCCGAGGCCTTCATTTCAGGAAGCCGGACAAAGCAGTACATGAAGAAACCCCTGCAACAGCAGAAACAAGAGTTTACAGAGGCTCGGTCAGTGCTACAGTACTGAGCAGTGGGAGGAACAAGAAGTACAGAGGAGTCTTTTGTCCGTACTGAGTAACAACATAAGATTGTACAAGGGAATGTAATAACATCACTGACGAAAGGGCTACGAGGGGCTCCCAAACACCTCTGCAGCCCAGTGAACAACATCGGGGAGGTGGGAGGCACCTGGAAGACACTAGCCCTCACACTCTGAGACAACAACAGCGGAGATTTTCAGTCCATTTATAccaattaaacagaaaaacaccccaaaccagccactgcttttcCCACAAGTGGAAGAACATAGTTATGTTATCAGGGCAGAAAGGGAGGAGACAGCGAGAGCAGGAGGGGGCGACTGTTTCTGCAAACTTCTGCCTTACAAGCAAGGTGTTAACACACATTTCAAAATtcaagagcaagagaaaaaagctTCTGTCAACAGGCTTTAAACAGTCAGAAATGGCTGACAGCAGCTCCCTGGCACCGTAGAAGAACTTGAAAGTGAGACTAGAGAGGGAAGAGAACCAGGCCTTCCTCAGAGTAAACAAAACACCAGAGTGAAAAAACTGTTCTCCCAGTTTTAATAATCTAAAACCAATGTGTTTTTAACCCAACAGTATCCTTTGGGACAGCGGGGACATGGATATAGTACGCTGCCTTCAGTCACTGTTAAAAAACAGTTGTCTTTAAGCAGTTCACTATTtagcggcagggcagggcaacgGCTGAGGTGTCTGCTTGTATTAGACCTGAAAACAAGATCCTAAAGTCAAAGCCTcgtggggagaggaaagaaaacaaaaaaacaaaaaaagaaaaaactgtttctTGTAACCACTGCAAGGACTGTTAAATGGAAAAGGAGAGATTTGGCAGCCGACGAGACTGCAGGCTGGCTGATCGCCGCAGTTCAACTTTATCGTCTTCATGCCGTGTTATTGCATATCTTTCCTACACCCTCGACAGCTCAGGGTGCCCTAGAGTTAGGGCAACTGCCCCGCTCTTCCTCTGCTTGCAGGTGGGGCCCTAGACTGATGGTGGAGGAGCCAGCGTTGCATTTCTCATGCTGGAGCAGACCTCCTTCAGCATCTTGGTTAGGTAAGAGATGAGGAACAAGGCTATTATGGCTTCGATTCTCAAGTCTTGGTCAGAATGGCAGAGGAGGAGCATTTCCAAGTTAGCCCGCATATCCGGGGGCAGAATGGGTCATACCGCACTGGTGAAGCCCCTCCTGAGACCggaggctggggcaggcagggtttCTTAGATGCTGCTACACCGAGAGAGCATCCGGTAAATAAAGATTCACTTGCTGCACAGGTTCCTTACAGCTGGGacatctcctttctcccttttgccCATGCAGCAAGGCACAGTCACAGCAAAAGACATGCTGGCAGGGGGCCAGGCGTCCATAAATTCGGATAGGAAATCCACAGCGGTGACAAAAATGAACCGGGACAGCATCTCTCTCCCCTAGAAAGTGACTGAAGTCCCAGGGCACAGGCTCAGATACCCTGGTGTTCTCCAACACGCTCCCTTCATCACAAGGCCGAGCTCCTCCTTCATCCAGGCCTCCTTCGGCACTAGCCTGCACCTCCGAGAACGTCCCGCTTGGGCCCCTGGCAGCAGGAGGCACGTGTGCGACTTGGCCGTGGCTGAGCTTTATCAGGTTTGGTCCGTGACCACCAAGACCAACCACTGATCCCGAGTTCTCAGTGCCTCGTAAGTCATTGAGGTCTGCGAGCAGGTCAGTCCAAGTGGAGGAATACAAGGCAGCCGGGGGCCAGTGCCTGGATCGTGACACGAGGGAGcaattcagattttcagaaaagaaggaGCAAATGTTCTAGCTTGGAAATACATCAAGTGCGAAGCTTTAGCCCTGAGTAAGAACATGGCATTTGGCTCAGGGGGTGCCGGGCTGTCAGCTCTCCCACCCTCAATTACTCAATCCAGCAACCTTTATCTATAGTTTCCCCCAGAAGCATGACTAAAACCGATTTGTGTAACCAGGAAACAAGCCTAGTCATGGAGGAAACCTGCACCCGAGGATTCCTCTACACAGAAAGGGTGGTGCCTGAAAGAGCTTGAGCACAGGAGATGAAAGGCAAAGGAGGTAGTGGTGGAAGCAGAGAACTGACTCAAGTACTTACTCCATCTCAGCAGCCTGCGGAGAAACGGACCGTGCAGCCAGCGAGGCTGCCTGCATTTGCTCTAAAGGTTTGTACTGGGTACCAGCTCCCGTCAAATCTTGCGTATATTGTACCACGGGCCCTTTGCTCCTGACAGCACctggtggggaagggaaaaaagcaaagtatCAACAAGAAAAGTCGCTACCATCAACCAAAGTTTGTTGCACTAGCCACAAAATATTGATTTAGTTCCCGAAGGCAACCAAAACAGAGACAGTTGCAATTAACACCAGGTCATTGGCTGAGCTCTGAGTTACAGCCAGTCACCCCAAACAGATTCTGGCCACTTCACATATCTGCAGTCTGGTTTTGCGGCATCTTTGTGCCAGGAGAAAAAGCCCACTGTAAATCTTAAATCGCCAGGAGTTCTGctaacaaaaccccaccaaaaccaaaacaatccacCCGCCCGTGCCAACCCACAATGCGTTCATTCAGATTCCAGgatacaaattaaagaaaaagatgcCACATACCAACATTGGGACGAGTCCTTGCTTGTccactttgcttcttttcttggGTGGAGGCTGTGGAAGTTTTCATGCTGAACATGGGCTCGAGGCGTGTGGAACCCCGGTAAATCCACTCACAGCGTTTGTCAtcctgcagcaaggagaaggCAACACTCACAGCACCTACGGCGAGAGCTTCCAGAGGTACAATACAGGCCTGGGAGACAGCAGCGTGCTTTTACGGTGAGCAGAATCGAATGGAAAGGAGGCAAAGCATTGACCTGAAGACTCGTGAAAGACCATGCAGCCAAGAGAGGACAAAGGCAATAATTCATCATACCTGGGGGAACACTGAATACAAACCAAATCTAGAAAGAGGCCCAATACCAAGACCCCAAACTTCGAATTCCGTTCTGTTCTTAGCCCAACAAGTGACTAACGAGGCACTGTTGGAGAAACCAGGCTCCCTCAGGAGACAAGCTAACTCCTCAGCACAAAGCGAATCTGCTCTAGGACAGGGAGGTTAAATTTGCAGGTGCACGATCTCTTCCCCAGCCCCGGTGGCTATGCAGTTATCTAGACAGGAAGGGAGCCAAGTGGGCACAGACACCACgtctgcttgctttctgcaatTTGTAGAATTTGAGCAAGCAGAATATCGCAGCTTCTGCTCAGTTTCTCTCCTGCTTCTCAAACCAGCACTTGTATTTGGACAGAAGACATGGCTAGGTGTTTACATCAAGAAAGGAACCAGGACAGAATACCTGCAGATGATGAATTTTGTTTCTTGGTCATCTACCACTTTAAAGTTTCACaggcaaaatgctttaaaaggctTCTGAAGCTTTTGTCATGCAAATGAAAGAGTCTCACCTTCACATCAATGCACAGTACAAACTGGCGGTCTACCTACTAAGCAAAACACCTGCTTGCTGCAGGACCCTGTCTGACATCAGCAAGGAAACTGGACTTGATCAGCCCAACAGAGTCAGCCGCCCCCGACGCAAATTTAAGCCCATCTTCCCCCTCTAATGGCAGAAGGGAAATTGCCCTACCAGGAAAAGGATTTTGACCAGACTGCCATCCACTTCTTCCACTCTGGATTTCCACCAGGTCCCTTCCCACTCTGTTTTGATCAGTTGGCCATTCTTCAGCAGCACCATGGGACGGTTGGGGTAGGCCGTGATGTACTCCTCAATGAAATCACGACAGGAAACATCCTCTATGTCTTCCCAGGTCTTTTTCACTGTTCAGAAAGGGATGGAcgggagaaagggaagaggaggaaagactCTTACAAGAGAGTCTTTAATTCTTTCTTAAAGAGATCCTAGATGGATTTTTACATAAGAACAATCAAGGAGCAATCCCGAGTGGCCGGGTGTTTGGTGGTAGGGCATCCAGCCACGTTAACACACCCAGAGTGCACACTCACTCTGCCGGTAATAAACCACTATTTCCTCCAGCTTCACATGCAAACATCTACAGGCACAGCACCGGAGGGGACAGGCAGTCTGTCCCCTGTCTTTCGAGCCCAGGCTCTTCCATATACCCAAAGGCTCTCCCTACAATTTCAGTGTTAGGACACAGGAGGGGCAGAGATCACTCACGTGGCCTGCAGATTGGGTACAGCTCCCACTCCTTGACATATGAAGCGTAGCCGTCATCAAAGAAGATCAGGAACCTGGAGAACAGCAGAGAGAACAAGCGTTGGAAGAATTAGAAATGCAGCTGAATGAAATGCAGCTCCACATCACCTAACGAAAGTGGAGCACCCCTCCTGTTTCTCCCACCAGTCCCAAATCAGATATGGTGGATGAGGACAGAATGAAGTGATCGTTTCTGCCAGGAGATGACGAGCTTTACAGTACTGCCACTTCCCTTGGCTGTTTCAGAacagctctcccccagccccgagctATCCCTGCGCTCCCAAAGCCAAAACAGAGGCTGCCCAAAGGCTTCCCAGCAGCATAGCACAGCCAGGCCCTCTTCCCTCAGCTCCAGATTCCCTCTGTGCCTCGGCCACAGGaggtaaagaaatagaaaagccaGTTTAGTTGCTCCTAATCTCTgcaagaaaagatatttttggaGCCTTtgggacagagcagcagcagaggctgcacaCCATGACTTGAACAGCACCacagggagagagctggggaCACCTCCAGGGCTCCACCTGCAGACAGGAGCCGAGCACGAGAGAGTCCCCAGGGCCCGCGGGGGCCCGGGAGCTCGGAGGGGGATACCCACAAGGCTGGATACGGCACCCGCTGAGCGCCGCCTGCCTCTGAATAACAACTTCAGGATATGGAGCCCTATACAGGTTGCATTACGAGAGATCAGCATTACAGCTAGCCTAGCCAGGAGGAGTAAATTTGCAATATGACTAATAAATGCAGttcattttcagttattaaacaCGTATCAGATAGAACTTGACGCAATTAGGCATTTAGGGCAGATCCACATTTGAAACAAACAGGGCGATTATATCCTTTATGAATCTTCTCAGAAAGACCACAAGCCTAAACCACAACATCAAAGAAGCCCTGTCCCTTATTTACACGCGACTGAAAAGGCTGCTTTAGACCTGCTGTTTCTTCTCCTTAAGTGCTTTGGCAACACTGCCGGCACTAAATGCTTCTAGGGCTCATATTTCCCAACGCCATGGTTTATGCCTTGAGCAGTACAGACTTACATTTGTGTGATAATTTGAATGAATTACCAGATATAATTTCTGACTCGGAGCCATGAGTAATAGAATGGAAGCTCCGCCCAGAGCTTTCAGAGATAAGACAGACGGAAGAAACAACATTCAGAGCTACGTCCCCAGAAAGGGCAGAAAAGAATTTAGCTCCCACAATAGCAAATATACAATatacaccttttttcttttatttcctaaaaaacaaaacaaagaaacaacaacaacaaaaaagagagagcgagCGGTACATGACTGTGGAGGAGAATTAATACCTGTCTTTATTCTTCACGTTTGGGGTTTCAGCCACAATGCCAGCATACAGCCAAACCTGATTCCCATCTTTGTATTTTGCCACAACCCTGCTGCCAACGTAGTGTTTCTCAGGTGAAGGGTGATAGTCATAAGCAATGTGATTGCCAGAAAGCAAACTCTTGCCTTTATTATCAAATTTCACTTTGTACTTCTTTCCAGCACCTGAAAGACATTTCAATACGGCCAGATAAACAAAAGCCAAGTGATTTCAGACAAGTCCAACACCATATACCATTCTGATCCAAGTTCAGAACTTATTTGAAAGTTCAGAACTTATTCAGAACTTATTCTGAAACTTTCAGAAATCAATTTGGAACGTAAAATATTATAGTGGAGATGTGTTGCTTTCACAACTCGTTCCAGGTGGCACTAGGTGCTCTGACACAGGAGGGGACCTGCTCCCAGCCTGGTCAACATTACCCACCCAAAGCTTACTGAAAGCCACGAGCACCCAGTCACAGCAGCAAGCACGGGACGTACCGACTGTCTGGATTGCAATCAGAGTCCCTTTGTGCCACGTTTTGGTTCTCTTCTTGCCCAGGATCCTCATGCCAACGTGCAGATCACCGTCATTGCTGAGATCGCTCCCAGCCGCTGCAGGGCCAACGGGCTGGAGAGTGCCAGGAGTTTCCTGAGGGGTCTGTGCATCTACCCGCGGAACAACACCAGAAGGTAAGTTAGGAATTGCCCGCAGACTCCCTCTCTTATGTATGCAATTGGTAAAACATCTGTCGGACCTGAGACAGGAGGCGTCTTGCTTTCCTTTACCTCAGTCAGCCTAACTGCCTCATGGAGTAATCAGCAAATGAGGTTTAAACATCACGAAAAAGCTTTCATGTTATGGAAACTGCAACACTTGTATTTGCTTTTGGAAAGGGcttaaagaaaaataggaatTTGGAAGCAATATATCCTCATGGGTCTttccagcagggaaaaagaatagttattttcttttccagaaagaaaaccaacaggTGTGAGATGCAGACGGGAGCAGGTTTAGGGCACGCACGGGTGCCAGCCCACGTCCGTCAGCCCCAGGAAGCTCTCACGCGCTGACCTTTTTGTGCATCCTGggcatttgttttcctgttcacGGCATCCATAAATTTCTGAACATCCTGGGCGGACTTTCTCATTGCAGCCATGGCTTCCCGCagctgaagggaaggaaagagaaagaaaatatgaagaaccTTTCCTTTTTTGCACCAAATACAATGCTGTCCTAGGTGTTCCAGCAAAACCCCACTGCAGAAGTACACTAGAGTCAGGTCTTTTCCAACTCACCAGAGTCTGATCCTTTGCGATTCTGGGACTACTGTTGCctgcatttaaagagaaaataagggGTTTAAAGCATCTTGGGGAGGAAAGAATCCACCTAGTTAAGCCACCTGGCTCCTAGTTAAGCCACCAAAAGAAGAGGGAACAGAGAAGAGCATCCATTCAAAAGCCTCCTCTGTCCCTGTCAAGAAATCCACTCAAGCAAGGCTTTTACTAAGCCACCCTTTCTAGACGCACAAGATGCCGCACAGGCAGCTTCCCTGCAGAGGCAGCATTTGATGGGGACAACAATCAGGcagatgggaaaaggaaaagtccCAGTTTGGGACTCCAGGAACCACGGGATAGTTACGGGCCCCAGCAGACCTTGCAAGCCGTGATGTTCCTCACGAGCTAATGGCATTTCCTACCTGATCCTCTCCTGCTTACGGACCAGTGTGGCTTATGGCCAACTTTATGATATCCTTATTCTCATTCCCACCCTCCTCCAGGACACACTCAGATCTCCATCCCTCCTCTCGGTACCATGTGGCGCAATGAGATACTGAACTGTGCTTCCAGCCCGAATCGATACTCATGACATCATCGTCATCCTCATCTGGGATCTCAATCACTTCCATGGGCTTGGCAGCCAAGTCCTCGTCCTCGGAACTGCTCTCACGGTACTGGAGGCCCAGCTTGGAGTACAGATCCTTCACCAATATCTCGCATTTATCAATGGctctggggaaaaagagaatgGCAGAGACAGTAAGAGACAAGGTGAGCCCAGCTGTGCGTCCCAcaatgctgcagaaagaaatagGAACCGACCGCTGGGGAGCTGCTAATTAAATACAACTATGGTGAGGTGAGGGAGGAGTATTCACACGAAGGATTTAAAGCCACAGGGGAATAATTTTAATTATCCCTCAACAACCACACGCAAACGAACCGATGCAGAATCACAGTGCCAGCCTATAGCAAAGGGAAACGGGCAGCGCTCAAGACATCAGACTAGCCACCCGATCACCCCCTCCTCTGCTCTGAGCCCCAATTCTGACACATGGCTGCGATTCCAAGCGCACCCACCTCGAAGCGTCATCAAAGAGCCGGTCAACGCGAGCgacctcttcttccttctgtttcacacacttctccagctcctccagttGTTGCTTCCTCTGCTTCACGCACTCAAACTTCTCCAGCTCTTTGTCGATGATATCCTGGAGCTCCTCCATGGAGATTCCCAGCGCTTCCATCACTTCTTGCTGCAGCTCTTTGATCTCCTGGGAATCCATTTCTGCTGTACCTGACACCACAAAGAGGTGAGAAAAGGCCGATGAAACCCTACTGCCGTAGCACATCCTCTGAGGCACAGCGCTCACAAGAGCGTAAGCTCCATTTTTTGAAAGCTAGACAGGAAGAAAATGTTATATATGTTGTTAAGAGAACATCACAGGGAGCCAAAAATAACCAAAGTGCAAGCAAACAGTGGAGCCAGAGGCTCCCAGGACAACCAGGGATTCCTGACATCTCCTCCGATCTCTGCACAGACTCTCCAAACCCGCTGAACACTGGAGCCTTCTGCTTCGCCACCTCAGAGCCCTCTCCTCCGCAAAACCTGCGGAGCAGTTCCCAACCCTCTCCCTCGCCCGGGAGGAGAACCACGCAGATGCCTCTCCCAATCCATCCCACAGCTTCACCGTCACGCAGCAGCCCACAGGAGCCCCTACCCTCCCCTGCCTGTGGTGTTTAAGGAACATTCTAGCATCcagccccaagggtggccccagCAGTTTCCTCTGTCCAGGCCTGCAGCCCCCGCGTCTCCTTTTGAGCTGGGCCTGGTGATAACCCAACCGGTCTCCATTATTTTCAAGTCTGCCCCCCTGTCAGCAGCACTCAGACACCTTCCTCCTTCTCGCAGCGCTCCCCACTCTCACCTCTCCCTTCAGTCTCCGCGTCTGTATCTAAGCACACCATcgtctccagcccccccccacctcctgctcctccatcaacccagccccacactccctcctctctcccatcaccccgctccagccccatccagctccccctgcccacaTTTCTCTCCCAGCTGCCCCCAGGCCACCCCCAGCCACGACCCCACACGCTTTCCTCCAGCCCTAAGAACGCAAAGGCAGCCCACggcccccagcacctcccagacGCGCCCCTATCCCCCAAAGAGCCCCTGTCAGCCCCGCGCCCCAACACGTCCCAGCCGCGCCTCCTTcacccctcctccccctcacacCCAGGCCTCTGCCCAACagcccccactgcaccccaaaccccattcctcccccacagcaccccacccCAGTGCCGCCACAGCCCCCCTGCAACCCCAAGCCCCCATCAACCCCTCAGCCTCCAGTCCCCCCCTCCCGATGCCCTTACGCTCTCTCTTACACCCTATAGTTTGCTTATATTTGCAAGCTTCCATCAACCCCTCGGCCTGTTAAagtccctgccccacagcccccccacctGCACCTCAAAACCCCCACACCTCCCGCGCGGGGAGCTCCTCACACTCCCTTCTCACCCCAAGCATCCCTCCAAAGCCCCCACCCCAattccccccgccccacagccccctcctcgcctcagtgtcgtccccccccaggcccccacacctccctgcccgattcctcctgccccacagcaccctcctGCCCGCCACACAGTCCCCCAACACCTCCCACCCCACgatcccctgccccacagccccctctgcgccccccacagcccccccaattccccctgccccacagcccccctcatccccgctgtccccccacaacccccagcccccctcacTCCAAttcccctgccccgcagcccccctcgGGCAGGCCGCACTCACCGAGGCCCCGAGGCCCGGGGCCCGCCGCGACCCCGGTTGttggggagaaagaggagaaaggaggggagggggggtggtggcCTCCAAACCGGAAGCTGCTCGACGTCACTTCCGGTAACAGCAGCCCCCGAGGAACCCAATTCTCCCCTGCAGGCCGGCACGGAGGCCAAAGGCgcggcactgcgcatgcgcgagGGGCGGGCCGCCACCGCCAGGCTGCGGGGGTTGGCCAGAGCGCATGCGCGGAGGGGAGGAGCCAGGGGCTCTTAAAGGGGCAGCGCCCCGGGAAAGGCGCAGTGCTGCCACCTCCAGGAGGCGGTTGGAAGGGCCGGAGGGGCCCTGAGGAGCCAGGCAGACCCTGAGGGGCCGGGTAGGcccggggggtgctgggggcccaGAGGTGGTGGGGTGTCCGGGGAGGATGGGTGGgccttgggggtgctggtggctcTGAGGTGATGGGGCCTGGGTgggccctgggggtgctggggggtgaggagagctctgagggagctgggggggccctggggcgcTGGGGGACAATGCGGGGCCCTGGGGAGctctgagggagctggggggtccctggggcgctGGGGGACGatggggggccctggggagctctgagggaactgggggaccctggggggtGATAGGGAGCTCTAGGGGTGCTGGGGAGCAATGGGGAGCTCTGAGGGTtctggggggccctggggggtgATAGGGAGCTCTAAGGCTGCTGGGGAGCAATGGGGAGCtctgagggtgctgggggggccctCAGGTgctggggggtgatggggagctCTGCAGGTCCTGGGGCCCCCACAGTGCTGGAgggccctggggtgctgggtggtcctgggaggactgggggccctggggtgctgggggttgTTGGAgggccctggggtgccctggAGCACCCTCTGGTGAGGGAGGGCTGTGGGCCGTGCTGGGGGACTGTGGTccctgggggtgccgggggtccccggggccagCTCGCCCCGGCTCAGTTGATCTGCTCCTCTTCCCAGGTGGAGGTAGGGATGGCGCTGTAGGGATCCACGATGAGCTTGGCGCACCGCACCATCATGGCCAGGAGGAAGAGGCACATGAGCACCACGAAGGCCATGGCAAAGCCCTTGTCCACGTCGACTGCCGGTGGCCCCGTGGCGTTCTCCATGCGGGTGGCCCTCAGGTGCGTGGCCCCAGGCGCCCGGCTGCCAGTGACATCCCTGCGGGGCAGAGACGGGGGGGGAGTCACAGGGGCTGAGCGGGTTGCAGCGCAGGGGAAGTACCAGGGGGGTGTCAAAAGGAGCCCGAACGGGGAAATCGTGGCCTTGAGACTCCTCTGCTCCTTGTCGTGGCTGTCGGTTGCAGTCTGGGGGACACCCAGTGTCTTCCCATCCTTCTCCCAGGCACCCTCGCCCCAGGGATCTTCATCGTCTCACCCTGCCACCCCTTCCAGCTTCCCTTTCCTGCCCAGCCTCCTCATTTCCCAGGAAAAAGCAGGTTAAAATATCCCcattaaggtgtttttttttttctcaggcagCACGACCCCGCGCTCCTCGCTGTGTGAGGTGCAACGAACGCAGCAGGGCTTGGCCGACCCCCAGCAAAACGGACGCTGGCTGGGGTTAGAagcaggacaggaggaaaaaccGCCGGTAAGCAAATGGGGTGGAAAAGGAGGGTTTTCTCCATGCTGAAGAGAGACATTTGTAGCAGCGGACGAATAATTAGATTTGTACAAGGCTGGAGGAGAGGTGGAGGCTTGTTGAGTGGCGCCAGGAGAGCCACGTGGACCGAGCTGTGCGTATATAggcgtatatacatatatatatattttttaatgtgttgaTAAAGCTGACATATGCTCCAGGAGCAGATGTCCGCAGCCCTAACTACACCAAGGACGGCAGATAAATCATCAGGACCAAGTCCTGCGGCGCCCAGAGATTGCGGGAAGCCCCCGGGTCTCAGCCCCGTCCCGCGTGTGCGCCGACGGGGGCAGCTCCTTACCTCCCTACGGACAGACGGACGCtgtgcccctctccctgccccgctgTCCCCGGCTCCCGTCCCCGGCTGTGGGTGCCTGCCGTCACCCGGGCTTCATGAATACTGCAGGAATGCGGTGGCATCGCCTTTCAGACGCTCCCAGTAACGGGGAGAAACAATCCGGAGGATTAAATTCTCACCCGCTATTTCCAGCAGCCCCTTGGCCCAGCGGGCGAAGGCTCCGGGGTCCCTTCGTGGGTCTTGCAGGGCCCGGCGGGGGCACAGGGTGAATCGGGGTGCGTTGAGGAGGA
This window encodes:
- the SETDB1 gene encoding histone-lysine N-methyltransferase SETDB1 isoform X3 is translated as MCYGSRVSSAFSHLFVVSGTAEMDSQEIKELQQEVMEALGISMEELQDIIDKELEKFECVKQRKQQLEELEKCVKQKEEEVARVDRLFDDASRAIDKCEILVKDLYSKLGLQYRESSSEDEDLAAKPMEVIEIPDEDDDDVMSIDSGWKHSNSSPRIAKDQTLLREAMAAMRKSAQDVQKFMDAVNRKTNAQDAQKDAQTPQETPGTLQPVGPAAAGSDLSNDGDLHVGMRILGKKRTKTWHKGTLIAIQTVGAGKKYKVKFDNKGKSLLSGNHIAYDYHPSPEKHYVGSRVVAKYKDGNQVWLYAGIVAETPNVKNKDRFLIFFDDGYASYVKEWELYPICRPLKKTWEDIEDVSCRDFIEEYITAYPNRPMVLLKNGQLIKTEWEGTWWKSRVEEVDGSLVKILFLDDKRCEWIYRGSTRLEPMFSMKTSTASTQEKKQSGQARTRPNVGAVRSKGPVVQYTQDLTGAGTQYKPLEQMQAASLAARSVSPQAAEMEHWPPAALYSSTWTDLLADLNDLRGTENSGSVVGLGGHGPNLIKLSHGQVAHVPPAARGPSGTFSEVQASAEGGLDEGGARPCDEGSVLENTRVSEPVPWDFSHFLGERDAVPVHFCHRCGFPIRIYGRLAPCQHVFCCDCALLHGQKGERRCPSCKEPVQQVNLYLPDALSV